In Tachysurus vachellii isolate PV-2020 chromosome 1, HZAU_Pvac_v1, whole genome shotgun sequence, a genomic segment contains:
- the LOC132852665 gene encoding uncharacterized protein LOC132852665, with the protein MKGPKEQLDAWHEGPLYLANGDATVPLGQKMLDFYLHDLQFQVPTVVLPAQKLVYSVVLGLDFIALTGLQLNIKDQLYSFSGDRENRVFPFQPSITSGDSWRSCKPPVGCKPTASLYSSVPPVQFEWSVSDYIENCLQEKTGAELVELVQGKVNESNLPDRESHVLFTLLYDHPEVCTPTLGRTHMVQHKIAVRTDVVVAQKPYKLPVHKKAVVEEQIDDMLSRNIIQPSHSPWASPIVLVPKKDGGQRFCVDYRRLNAVSESDAFPLPTVGEILESLAGASVFSTLDLNSGYWQVAMDPDSMAKTAFVSPFGLYEFKVLPFGLKNAPATFQRLMNRVLAECLGQCCLVYLDDIVVYSSNFSQHMQDLQRVLKCLQKAGLTLKFEKCHFCLTEIKFLGHVVTPEGVKADPAKTEAIQNFPVPKNLKELQRFLGMSGWYHSCQQCKPECCKPAGLLQQTEANEPWELLGVDLMGPLPRSTQELRYAINSAVQESTGYSPAELLLQGRLKGPFERVLEPHQTSLRVLKDLQEMVKRNLSRAKEKQKRFYDAGRRNVTYSKKDRVWMKAHPLSKASQQFAAKFASKWIGPYRVVEKLGPVNYRVVREDNGEDLRTVHVCNLKPAFPAAAELDCYFRSCPLVEGLKALDWATATWDTEKQSVNIAFTSSSVFTAVKPDIDAQRRPLHAIL; encoded by the exons ATGAAAGGACCTAAGGAACAACTTGATGCATGGCACGAAGGACCACTTTATCTGGCTAATGGTGATGCTACTGTTCCTCTTGGGCAGAAAATGCTTGACTTTTATTTGCATGATTTGCAATTTCAGGTTCCTACAGTAGTCCTTCCAGCTCAGAAACTGGTATATTCGGTGGTGCTGGGGTTAGATTTCATAGCGTTGACTGGTTTGCAGCTTAATATCAAAGATCAGTTGTACAGTTTCTCCGGGGACCGTGAAAATCGTGTTTTTCCCTTTCAGCCATCAATTACCTCAGGGGATTCTTGGAGGTCTTGTAAACCACCTGTGGGTTGTAAGCCTACTGCTTCTCTTTATTCCTCTGTTCCTCCTGTCCAGTTTGAATGGTCAGTGAGTGATTATATAGAGAATTGTTTGCAGGAAAAAACTGGTGCTGAACTTGTTGAGCTAGTGCAAGGCAAGGTCAATGAGAGTAATTTACCAGACAGAGAGTCTCATGTTCTTTTTACTCTTTTGTATGATCATCCTGAAGTATGTACTCCTACTCTTGGTAGAACTCATATGGTTCAGCATAAGATTGCTGTTCGTACAGATGTGGTTGTTGCGCAAAAGCCCTATAAGTTACCAGTACATAAGAAGGCAGTAGTTGAGGAACAAATTGACGATATGCTTTCACGAAACATTATTCAGCCGTCTCATTCTCCTTGGGCATCTCCTATTGTTCTTGTCCCAAAAAAGGATGGAGGTCAGCGGTTTTGCGTTGATTATCGAAGATTAAATGCTGTGAGTGAAAGTGATGCATTCCCTCTCCCTACTGTGGGTGAAATTCTGGAGTCTCTTGCTGGAGCCAGTGTGTTTAGTACCCTTGATCTTAACAGTGGGTACTGGCAAGTGGCAATGGACCCAGACAGTATGGCTAAGACTGCCTTTGTGTCCCCTTTTGGGTTATATGAATTTAAAGTTTTACCTTTTGGGTTAAAGAATGCCCCAGCCACATTTCAAAGGCTTATGAATAGGGTGTTGGCTGAATGTTTAGGACAGTGTTGTTTGGTTTATCTAGATGACATTGTCGTTTATTCATCGAATTTCAGTCAGCATATGCAAGATCTCCAAAGGGTTTTGAAGTGTTTGCAAAAGGCAGGATTAACCCTTAAATTTGAGAAATGTCACTTCTGTTTAACAGAAATTAAGTTTCTTGGACATGTGGTGACCCCTGAAGGGGTGAAAGCAGATCCTGCTAAGACAGAGGCAATCCAGAACTTCCCTGTTCCAAAAAATCTAAAAGAACTTCAGCGATTCCTGGGGATGAGTGGATGGTATCATAG TTGTCAACAGTGTAAGCCTGAGTGTTGTAAACCAGCTGGCCTGTTACAGCAGACTGAAGCAAATGAACCATGGGAATTGCTCGGCGTGGATCTTATGGGCCCATTGCCTCGTAGTACGCAGG AGTTGAGGTATGCTATCAATTCTGCTGTTCAGGAGAGTACTGGATACTCTCCAGCAGAGTTACTCTTGCAAGGAAGGTTGAAAGGACCTTTTGAGCGTGTTCTAGAACCACACCAGACCAGTCTCAGGGTTCTTAAAGATTTGCAGGAGATGGTAAAAAGGAACTTGTCTAGAGCTAAGGAGAAACAGAAACGTTTTTATGATGCTGGTCGTAGGAATGTGACTTACTCCAAGAAGGATAGGGTTTGGATGAAAGCACACCCCCTTTCCAAGGCCTCTCAACAATTTGCAGCTAAGTTTGCATCAAAATGGATTGGGCCTTATCGAGTTGTTGAAAAATTAGGTCCAGTAAACTATCGGGTTGTGCGTGAGGACAATGGAGAGGACTTGCGTACAGTCCATGTGTGCAATCTGAAGCCTGCCTTTCCTGCCGCTGCAGAGTTGGATT GTTATTTCCGGTCATGCCCGCTAGTGGAGGGCTT GAAAGCCCTGGACTGGGCCACTGCAACGTGGGACACGGAGAAACAG AGTGTCAACATCGCCTTCACCTCCAGCTCTGTTTTTACTGCGGTCAAGCCGGACATCGATGCACAGAGAAGGCCGCTCCATGCCATTCTATAG